In Endozoicomonas sp. GU-1, one DNA window encodes the following:
- the amrA gene encoding AmmeMemoRadiSam system protein A — protein MQIAPTESQKRELLRLARKTISDGCTRSLPPKPLPEEDLADFFLQQAASFVTLQKREELRGCIGSTQAYRTLLDDVIHNAFASAFRDPRFPPVTESELTDINIEVSVLTPQERMDIADEKDLLQQLNPGIDGLLIRNPQYSATFLPQVWQQLPDPWQFLAHLKSKAGMTPGLWPDDMECFRYRCVKFKERRH, from the coding sequence GTGCAAATTGCCCCTACAGAAAGCCAGAAAAGAGAATTATTGCGCCTTGCCCGCAAGACCATCAGTGATGGCTGTACCCGGAGCCTGCCACCGAAACCATTACCGGAAGAAGACCTGGCAGATTTCTTTCTGCAACAGGCCGCCAGCTTTGTAACACTGCAAAAGCGCGAGGAACTGCGGGGCTGTATTGGTTCAACCCAGGCTTACCGGACACTGTTGGATGATGTGATCCACAACGCCTTCGCCAGCGCATTCCGGGACCCACGGTTTCCCCCGGTGACGGAAAGTGAGCTGACCGATATCAACATTGAAGTTTCCGTACTGACCCCTCAGGAACGCATGGACATTGCTGATGAGAAAGACCTTTTGCAGCAGCTGAATCCCGGTATCGACGGATTATTGATTCGCAACCCTCAATACAGCGCAACCTTCTTACCGCAGGTGTGGCAACAGCTGCCTGACCCCTGGCAGTTTCTGGCCCATTTGAAAAGCAAAGCCGGTATGACGCCGGGGTTGTGGCCTGATGATATGGAGTGCTTTCGTTATCGGTGTGTCAAGTTCAAAGAAAGGAGGCACTGA
- the adhP gene encoding alcohol dehydrogenase AdhP produces the protein MKAAVVHHFKDQLTIEDLPLPKPGPRDALVKIHACGVCHTDLHACHGDWPVKPKLPLVPGHEGVGTVTEVGDQITHIKPGDRVGIPWLYSACGYCEYCLEGKETLCLAQHNAGYSIDGGYAEYCLAAADYVVKVPDNISFVDAAPLFCAGVTTYKALKVSRTKPGDWVSVVGVGGLGHLAVQYAVAMGLNVIAVDTGAEKKALSLDLGATHFIDFIREQPEEKIQSLLGNGVHATVCTAVSKAGFDSAYRSVRRGGTCVLVGLPPEDMPIPIFDTVINGVSVVGSIVGTRKDLQECLEFAAQGKVKAIIQKRTLEEINAIFDEMEKGDIAGRVVMELAQ, from the coding sequence ATGAAGGCAGCTGTCGTTCATCATTTCAAAGATCAGCTTACCATCGAAGATCTGCCGCTACCCAAGCCAGGCCCACGGGATGCACTGGTAAAAATCCATGCCTGTGGTGTCTGTCATACCGATCTTCATGCCTGCCATGGAGACTGGCCGGTTAAACCAAAACTGCCGCTGGTGCCCGGCCATGAAGGTGTAGGAACGGTCACCGAAGTTGGTGACCAGATCACTCATATCAAACCGGGCGATCGTGTGGGTATTCCCTGGCTCTATTCCGCCTGTGGCTACTGCGAGTACTGTCTGGAAGGCAAAGAAACACTCTGCCTTGCCCAGCACAATGCCGGTTATTCCATCGATGGCGGCTATGCCGAGTACTGCCTGGCGGCTGCCGACTATGTGGTGAAAGTTCCCGACAATATCAGTTTTGTCGATGCCGCCCCCCTGTTCTGTGCCGGGGTTACCACGTATAAGGCCCTGAAAGTTAGCCGTACCAAACCTGGCGACTGGGTGTCCGTTGTCGGTGTGGGCGGACTTGGTCACCTGGCCGTTCAGTATGCCGTGGCCATGGGTCTTAATGTGATTGCGGTGGATACCGGGGCGGAAAAGAAAGCGTTATCCCTGGACTTGGGAGCCACTCACTTTATCGACTTTATCCGGGAGCAGCCGGAAGAAAAAATTCAGTCGCTGCTGGGTAATGGTGTTCACGCGACTGTCTGTACGGCAGTCTCCAAAGCGGGCTTTGACAGTGCTTATCGCTCAGTGCGCAGGGGAGGAACCTGTGTACTGGTTGGACTCCCCCCGGAGGATATGCCCATTCCTATATTCGATACGGTAATCAACGGCGTTTCTGTTGTTGGCTCCATCGTAGGTACCCGCAAGGATTTACAGGAATGCCTGGAGTTTGCTGCCCAGGGTAAAGTGAAGGCGATTATCCAGAAACGAACCCTTGAAGAGATCAACGCGATTTTTGACGAAATGGAGAAAGGTGATATCGCCGGACGTGTTGTTATGGAACTGGCCCAGTAA
- a CDS encoding GNAT family N-acetyltransferase: MELDKGIHDRASFDCGETELNLFIQTQASKHMQAGISRTMVLPASNPFPNQKIPICAFYSITPGSICRDTLPEALVKKLPRYPVPVFLIAQLAVHREFQGEGLGKICLVNALKYLWEINAHMRAYAIIVDCLTDAAEQFYAKYGFEVLCEHNGKVRMFLPMKTVARLFSS, from the coding sequence GTGGAACTCGATAAAGGTATCCACGATAGGGCATCATTTGATTGTGGTGAAACGGAACTTAATTTGTTCATCCAGACTCAAGCCTCAAAACATATGCAGGCAGGTATCAGTCGTACAATGGTTCTGCCTGCATCAAACCCTTTTCCAAATCAAAAAATTCCAATTTGTGCATTTTACAGCATTACGCCAGGCTCAATCTGTCGAGACACTTTACCTGAAGCTCTGGTAAAGAAGCTGCCACGGTATCCTGTTCCTGTATTTTTGATCGCACAGCTTGCGGTTCATCGAGAATTTCAGGGCGAGGGGTTAGGAAAAATCTGCCTGGTAAATGCCTTGAAATACCTGTGGGAAATAAACGCTCATATGCGTGCATACGCCATTATTGTTGATTGTTTAACCGATGCCGCAGAGCAGTTTTATGCAAAATATGGATTTGAAGTTCTGTGTGAACATAATGGTAAAGTTCGCATGTTTCTGCCCATGAAAACAGTAGCCCGGCTTTTTAGTTCGTAG
- a CDS encoding type II toxin-antitoxin system TacA family antitoxin, whose translation MANARLDLRLDEEIKAKAEKASALLGLKSLTEYVVRLMDEDATQVISEYEKMTVENDVFDRFTEACEKAKAPNKALLAALTFTEEKSVK comes from the coding sequence ATGGCTAATGCACGCCTGGACCTGAGACTTGATGAGGAAATCAAGGCTAAGGCAGAGAAGGCTTCAGCTCTACTGGGACTGAAAAGCTTGACCGAATACGTGGTCAGGCTTATGGATGAAGACGCTACACAGGTTATTTCTGAATATGAAAAGATGACAGTTGAAAACGATGTCTTTGATCGCTTTACAGAAGCCTGCGAAAAGGCAAAGGCACCAAATAAGGCTTTGCTGGCTGCCCTGACATTTACCGAAGAGAAAAGTGTCAAGTGA
- the tyrS gene encoding tyrosine--tRNA ligase, whose amino-acid sequence MSDSQNPLLKDLQARQLIAQTTAVEELDTHLSEQPRVLYCGFDPTADSLHLGHLVPLLVLKRFQQAGHKPIALVGGATGLIGDPSFKAAERQLNTPDVVAGWVEKIKGQVSQFIDFDCGENSAVVANNLDWTGDLNVLDFLRDIGKHFAVNAMINKESVQQRLNREGSGISFTEFSYALLQGMDFAELNRRYDCTLQIGGSDQWGNIVGGIDLARRQNKARAFGLTVPLITKSDGTKFGKTEGGAVWLDSRKTSQYAFYQFWMNTADADVYRFLKFFTFLSMEEIEAIEQADAERQGRPEAQRILAREATRLVHGEEGLKAAERITEALFSGDITQLSETDMEQLKQDGLPSATIEHSGLEGQAMTQLFAEVGMVKSGKQVKDALANNAVFFNGVARGSADNMNLPECFAAQGAMYDRFFLVKLGKKNHFLFEVV is encoded by the coding sequence ATGTCCGATAGTCAAAACCCGTTGCTGAAAGATCTTCAGGCCCGCCAGCTGATCGCGCAGACTACCGCTGTTGAGGAACTGGACACTCATCTGAGCGAACAGCCCCGGGTGCTCTATTGTGGTTTCGATCCTACGGCTGACAGTCTCCATCTTGGTCATCTGGTACCATTGCTGGTGCTCAAGCGTTTCCAGCAGGCGGGTCATAAACCCATTGCCCTGGTAGGTGGGGCCACCGGCCTGATTGGTGACCCAAGCTTCAAGGCGGCTGAACGTCAACTGAATACCCCGGATGTGGTGGCGGGCTGGGTTGAGAAAATCAAGGGGCAGGTAAGTCAGTTTATCGACTTCGATTGCGGAGAAAACTCCGCCGTTGTGGCCAATAATCTGGATTGGACCGGTGACCTCAATGTTCTGGACTTCCTGAGAGATATCGGCAAACACTTTGCGGTGAATGCCATGATCAACAAGGAGTCGGTACAGCAACGGCTGAACCGGGAAGGCTCCGGTATCTCCTTTACCGAGTTTTCCTATGCCCTGTTGCAGGGCATGGACTTTGCCGAGCTGAACCGCCGTTATGACTGTACTCTGCAGATTGGTGGCAGTGACCAGTGGGGTAATATTGTTGGCGGTATTGACCTGGCCCGTCGTCAGAATAAGGCCCGTGCCTTTGGGTTAACCGTACCATTGATTACCAAGTCCGATGGCACCAAGTTTGGTAAAACAGAAGGCGGTGCGGTCTGGCTGGACTCCAGAAAGACCTCCCAATATGCCTTTTACCAGTTCTGGATGAACACCGCTGATGCCGATGTGTATCGTTTCCTGAAGTTCTTCACCTTCCTGAGCATGGAAGAGATTGAGGCCATTGAGCAAGCGGATGCTGAGCGTCAGGGCAGGCCGGAAGCCCAGAGAATTCTTGCCCGTGAAGCTACCCGCCTGGTGCATGGTGAGGAAGGTCTCAAGGCGGCGGAGCGCATCACCGAAGCACTGTTTTCCGGGGACATTACCCAGCTGTCAGAAACCGATATGGAGCAGCTGAAGCAGGATGGCCTGCCCAGTGCCACCATCGAGCACAGCGGGCTGGAAGGTCAGGCTATGACGCAGCTGTTTGCAGAAGTCGGCATGGTGAAATCAGGCAAGCAGGTTAAAGATGCGCTGGCTAATAACGCGGTGTTCTTTAATGGTGTCGCCCGTGGCTCGGCAGATAATATGAACCTGCCAGAATGCTTTGCAGCCCAGGGTGCCATGTATGATCGGTTCTTCCTGGTGAAACTGGGTAAGAAAAATCACTTTCTGTTTGAAGTGGTTTGA
- the lamB gene encoding maltoporin LamB gives MLSRQQTPSTLNTGLEALSEAVSSISRRSCQYCGAVAIASASTCALAVTGDDINFNGYARSGIGSTDKGGEQLCFKAAGAPSKYRLGNECETYAELKFGADLFDQDGVQFYLDTNLAYKVGQQGDYETTDPALREMNIKATGVFGDALPGSMLWVGKRFYNRHDIHMIDYYYWNLSGPGVGIENIDVGMGKLDIAWVRNQNGVKYDNWTNNTYKTEQVTTNILDFRWNEIPIMHNLSLELGLDYGVGSPPDNLPEVTLTNGEKVGKSYFDKNGWMLTGELTWNVLGGFNKVIVQYATDGMTGPGTGTAGMYMQTTDWFKGNKLFRVMDHGAVSIMPKLDMMYVLGVTQVKYDEDTMHPMFPNYGKKTTWMTAGVRPSWNWNDLTSTTIELGYDQVKNAHASFQDGSTLYSSDLFKSKLLKFTIAQQFHPQFGNWVRPQIRIFATYADWNTPKLAAVGTPPDTLKGTACTSANADKCNALGLEYFDTFTSAQQVMKAYGSKSDGWTYGAQMEIWF, from the coding sequence ATGCTTTCCAGGCAGCAAACACCTTCAACCCTGAACACTGGGCTGGAAGCGTTATCTGAAGCAGTTTCATCAATATCCCGTCGTTCGTGCCAGTATTGTGGCGCAGTGGCTATCGCGTCAGCCTCAACCTGCGCGCTGGCGGTCACCGGTGACGATATTAACTTCAACGGTTATGCCCGTTCAGGTATTGGCAGCACTGATAAGGGTGGTGAGCAGTTATGTTTTAAGGCGGCAGGTGCTCCCTCTAAATACCGCCTGGGTAATGAGTGCGAAACCTATGCGGAATTGAAGTTTGGTGCAGATCTCTTTGATCAGGATGGTGTGCAGTTTTACCTGGATACTAATCTTGCCTATAAAGTTGGCCAGCAAGGGGACTATGAAACCACTGATCCTGCTCTTCGGGAGATGAACATTAAAGCCACAGGTGTCTTTGGTGATGCGCTTCCCGGTTCAATGTTGTGGGTCGGCAAACGTTTTTATAATCGTCATGATATCCATATGATTGATTACTACTACTGGAATTTGTCTGGTCCCGGTGTTGGTATTGAGAATATTGATGTGGGGATGGGTAAGCTGGATATTGCCTGGGTGAGAAACCAGAATGGGGTAAAATACGATAATTGGACTAATAACACCTATAAAACTGAACAAGTCACTACCAACATTTTAGATTTTCGCTGGAATGAAATTCCAATAATGCATAACCTGAGCCTGGAGCTTGGTCTTGACTATGGTGTTGGTAGCCCACCTGATAACTTGCCAGAAGTAACCCTCACAAATGGTGAAAAGGTCGGAAAAAGCTATTTTGATAAAAACGGCTGGATGTTAACCGGTGAACTGACCTGGAATGTCTTAGGAGGATTCAATAAAGTTATTGTCCAGTACGCTACCGATGGGATGACAGGTCCCGGTACAGGAACCGCTGGAATGTATATGCAAACCACCGACTGGTTTAAGGGGAATAAACTCTTTCGCGTAATGGATCATGGTGCTGTTTCAATAATGCCCAAGCTCGATATGATGTATGTTCTTGGTGTTACACAGGTTAAATACGATGAGGATACTATGCATCCAATGTTTCCAAACTATGGAAAAAAGACCACCTGGATGACTGCAGGGGTTCGGCCTTCCTGGAACTGGAATGATTTAACCAGTACTACCATTGAACTGGGTTATGATCAGGTTAAAAATGCTCACGCCTCTTTCCAAGATGGATCAACGCTATACAGTAGCGATCTTTTCAAAAGCAAACTTTTGAAGTTTACCATCGCGCAACAATTCCATCCGCAGTTTGGCAACTGGGTAAGACCACAGATTCGTATTTTTGCCACCTATGCTGACTGGAATACTCCTAAACTTGCAGCTGTCGGCACGCCACCTGATACGCTCAAAGGAACTGCTTGCACTTCAGCAAATGCAGACAAATGCAACGCCCTCGGCCTTGAATACTTCGACACCTTCACTTCAGCCCAGCAAGTTATGAAGGCCTATGGCAGCAAATCCGACGGCTGGACCTACGGAGCCCAGATGGAAATCTGGTTCTAA
- the amrB gene encoding AmmeMemoRadiSam system protein B codes for MIIRQPAVAGTFYPDSPKALANTVKEMLSDAHPRDFSPKVLVVPHAGFIYSGPVAASAYRLLNSMRQNIRRVALLGPSHRVPLLGMALPDCEAFATPLGNIPLDIEAMEELKQFSQVETIDEAHTHEHSLEVQCPFLQECLDDFKLIPIVVGDTSPIAVAEVIEHLWGEEETLMIISSDLSHYHTYEEACYRDNQTVKAIEQLSCNLTGGQACGCYPLNGMLKVAQHRGMDVITLDVRNSGDTAGDKSRVVGYGAFVIQ; via the coding sequence ATGATTATTCGCCAACCCGCTGTAGCCGGAACCTTTTACCCAGACTCACCCAAAGCCCTGGCCAACACGGTCAAAGAGATGCTTAGCGATGCCCACCCCAGGGATTTCTCTCCGAAAGTGTTGGTTGTTCCCCATGCCGGCTTTATCTATTCCGGCCCGGTTGCGGCCAGTGCCTACCGCCTGTTGAATTCAATGCGCCAGAATATTCGCCGGGTTGCCCTGCTCGGCCCCAGTCACAGAGTTCCGCTGCTGGGTATGGCCCTGCCGGACTGTGAAGCCTTTGCTACACCGCTTGGTAATATTCCGCTGGATATTGAAGCCATGGAGGAGCTGAAACAGTTCAGCCAGGTAGAGACCATTGATGAAGCCCATACCCACGAGCACAGTCTTGAGGTCCAGTGCCCGTTTTTGCAGGAATGTCTGGATGACTTCAAACTGATTCCAATCGTTGTTGGCGACACCAGCCCTATAGCGGTCGCTGAGGTGATCGAACACCTCTGGGGAGAAGAAGAGACCCTGATGATTATCAGCTCCGACCTCAGTCATTACCACACCTATGAAGAGGCCTGTTACCGGGATAACCAGACGGTTAAGGCCATTGAACAGCTCAGTTGTAATTTAACCGGTGGACAGGCCTGTGGCTGCTATCCTCTTAATGGCATGTTGAAGGTTGCCCAGCATCGGGGAATGGATGTTATTACGCTTGATGTACGTAACTCCGGAGATACCGCTGGCGATAAAAGCAGGGTAGTGGGCTATGGAGCCTTTGTTATTCAATAG
- a CDS encoding outer membrane protein, whose protein sequence is MISGKNSYFAYFATAGIKVFAIGILPFLFLGTSFASEHPWDNGVWFAQLGGGTALSRSLEGDRTLKHAGFDLQDRFKNWQSDQHGFFGLLSGGYEIPWQDYQVRLAVSFNQMGELEHKGVRGPTGDLENTDLNYRYKTRSRQLMAEAGIQLPVTDHKMTFIQLGLGLGIGWNKFQGFSITPAEGSMSSLNISDHKESQLAWSLGVSIAVPVHESLGLEAGYRYLHGGKIKSANSSQYSSPLVDDTLAFHLYEARLTWRF, encoded by the coding sequence ATGATAAGCGGCAAAAACAGCTATTTTGCATATTTTGCAACAGCAGGCATAAAGGTGTTTGCCATTGGTATTTTGCCTTTTCTCTTCCTTGGAACATCCTTTGCCAGTGAGCATCCCTGGGATAATGGTGTGTGGTTTGCCCAATTGGGAGGGGGGACTGCATTAAGCAGAAGCCTTGAAGGTGATCGAACGTTAAAACATGCCGGGTTTGATCTGCAAGATCGATTTAAAAACTGGCAAAGCGACCAGCATGGTTTTTTTGGGCTGCTATCCGGAGGCTATGAAATTCCCTGGCAGGACTATCAAGTTCGTTTAGCCGTTAGTTTTAACCAGATGGGCGAGCTCGAACACAAAGGCGTCAGGGGTCCCACGGGTGATCTGGAAAACACTGATCTCAATTATCGCTACAAAACCCGCAGTCGGCAGCTAATGGCTGAAGCAGGTATTCAGCTGCCTGTAACAGACCACAAAATGACCTTTATACAGCTGGGCCTTGGTCTTGGCATCGGCTGGAATAAGTTTCAAGGATTTTCGATAACGCCTGCCGAGGGCAGTATGTCTTCCCTGAATATTTCTGATCATAAAGAAAGTCAGTTGGCATGGAGCCTGGGCGTATCGATTGCTGTTCCTGTCCATGAATCGTTGGGCCTGGAGGCAGGCTATCGCTATTTGCATGGGGGCAAGATTAAATCAGCAAACAGCAGTCAGTACTCCTCACCGCTGGTGGACGACACGCTGGCCTTCCATTTGTATGAGGCTCGCCTGACATGGCGTTTTTGA
- the amrS gene encoding AmmeMemoRadiSam system radical SAM enzyme: MLREKTASGNVSTNYWHALEDGRIQCDLCPRACKLREGQQGLCFVRACERGQIVLTSYGRSSGFCIDPIEKKPLNHFLPGTPVLSFGTAGCNLACKFCQNWDMSKSREMDTLADQASPEELADTAEQLGCRSLAFTYNDPVIFLEYAIDVAQAAHERNLQSVAVSAGYICDAPRVEFFRYMDAANIDLKAFSENFYRKICGGALQPVLETLEYLKHETSVWFEITTLLIPGENDSEHELNDMCQWIVEHLGVDIPIHFTAFHPDWKMREHPPYTCHYADHGPTNSAESWYSLRLHWQYP, translated from the coding sequence ATGCTCAGGGAAAAAACAGCGTCCGGAAATGTGTCAACAAACTATTGGCATGCACTTGAGGATGGGCGAATCCAATGTGATCTTTGCCCGAGGGCCTGCAAACTTCGTGAAGGGCAGCAGGGGCTCTGTTTTGTCCGTGCCTGCGAACGTGGTCAGATTGTGCTTACCAGCTATGGCCGCTCCTCCGGTTTTTGTATTGACCCGATTGAGAAAAAACCGTTGAACCACTTCCTTCCGGGAACCCCAGTTCTGTCATTCGGTACAGCGGGCTGTAATCTTGCCTGCAAATTCTGTCAGAACTGGGATATGAGCAAATCCCGTGAGATGGACACCCTGGCCGACCAGGCATCGCCCGAGGAACTGGCGGATACGGCTGAACAACTGGGCTGTCGATCGCTGGCGTTTACTTATAATGATCCGGTGATTTTCCTGGAATATGCCATTGATGTTGCCCAGGCGGCTCATGAAAGAAATTTGCAGTCGGTGGCGGTGTCTGCCGGTTATATCTGTGATGCGCCCCGCGTTGAGTTTTTCCGCTATATGGACGCAGCCAATATTGACTTGAAAGCGTTCAGTGAAAATTTTTATCGAAAGATCTGTGGTGGCGCTTTGCAACCGGTCCTTGAAACACTGGAATATCTGAAACATGAAACCTCTGTCTGGTTTGAGATCACCACATTGCTGATTCCCGGTGAAAATGATTCCGAGCATGAACTGAACGACATGTGTCAATGGATTGTTGAACACCTGGGCGTGGACATTCCTATTCACTTCACCGCATTTCATCCCGACTGGAAAATGCGGGAGCATCCCCCATACACCTGCCACTACGCTGACCATGGCCCGACAAATAGCGCTGAATCATGGTATTCGCTACGCCTACACTGGCAATATCCATGA
- a CDS encoding DUF2244 domain-containing protein, with product MVTIDFSGSSQEGTILLEPNNSMSWRQNLLLLGLITSVSLAIAVGFYLAGAKVILPFSILEVTALSVGIYYCAWQRQRKELITFQEHQVTIQKGFYQPLSTHHYHRLWCQLIIREATHPWKAPSIHIRSHGKELELGSFLNRQDKLILIERLKRLFSNAYMSQ from the coding sequence ATGGTGACGATCGATTTTTCAGGAAGCAGCCAGGAAGGAACCATACTACTGGAGCCCAATAACTCCATGAGCTGGCGGCAGAATCTGCTGTTACTGGGGCTGATAACCTCAGTGTCCCTGGCTATCGCTGTCGGCTTCTATCTGGCTGGCGCTAAAGTGATCTTGCCTTTTTCCATACTGGAAGTGACTGCCCTGTCTGTGGGTATCTACTACTGTGCATGGCAACGTCAGCGGAAAGAGCTGATCACCTTTCAGGAGCATCAGGTCACGATTCAGAAAGGCTTTTATCAACCACTGAGCACTCACCATTATCACCGCCTGTGGTGTCAATTGATTATTCGTGAAGCGACTCATCCATGGAAAGCGCCCTCCATTCATATTCGTTCTCACGGCAAGGAACTGGAGCTGGGATCTTTCCTGAACCGGCAGGATAAACTGATCTTGATTGAGCGCCTGAAAAGACTGTTCAGCAACGCTTATATGTCTCAGTGA
- a CDS encoding YkgJ family cysteine cluster protein, giving the protein MVNRIETRDITASNKCDQCTALCCSYITQELDTPRSMHAFDVLLWQVAHMGVHIFKDGNGWYLLCQTRCEFLLPDNRCGIYERRPIICREHSNEACERDAPINDGCELYFQTYDELDAYCRTRFKNWDRRLEKFEVERAKRQK; this is encoded by the coding sequence ATGGTTAACCGGATCGAAACCAGGGACATCACTGCCAGCAACAAGTGTGATCAGTGTACTGCCCTTTGTTGCTCTTACATTACCCAGGAACTGGACACTCCCCGCAGTATGCACGCGTTTGATGTGTTGCTCTGGCAGGTGGCCCATATGGGCGTGCATATTTTCAAGGATGGCAATGGCTGGTACCTGCTCTGTCAGACCCGGTGTGAATTCCTGTTGCCGGATAATCGCTGTGGCATCTATGAACGACGCCCCATTATCTGCCGGGAACACAGCAACGAAGCCTGTGAGAGGGACGCTCCCATTAATGATGGCTGCGAGCTCTATTTTCAGACCTACGACGAACTGGATGCCTATTGTCGTACACGTTTCAAAAACTGGGACAGGCGGCTGGAGAAGTTTGAAGTCGAGCGGGCAAAACGACAGAAGTAA